A single region of the Vagococcus teuberi genome encodes:
- the zwf gene encoding glucose-6-phosphate dehydrogenase encodes MTQENKALFIIFGGTGDLAKRKLYPSLFRLFRKGAIGKHFAVIGTARREWTNDHFREVVTESIKELNPTPKEIDSFTSHFYYQAHNVTNTEEYVTLEKLASELNEEYQLEGNRIFYLAMAPSFFGTIAQHIKSEHILSDDGFNRLIIEKPFGTDYKTAKELNDSISAAFTEDQIFRIDHYLGKEMVQNISAIRFGNNIFESLWNHHYIDNVQITLAESLGVEERGGYYDKSGALKDMVQNHILQVVALLAMEPPTIFSDRAIRTEKINALESIRIYNEEEVKENFVRGQYSSGLLGNNNFVGYHDEKDVDPTSSTETFVAGKFMIDTFRWSGVPFYIRTGKRLTEKGTRINIVFKPTPINVFRESTQSEELPENILTIYIQPTEGFSLTLNGKEVGPGFAVDPVKLNYRHSSETLENSPEAYEKLLLDCLKGDATNFTHWDEVAASWKIVDIIRQTWDKETGAIPTYSARTMGPKESFDLLEKDGRSWVWEPEQWYREKELL; translated from the coding sequence ATGACTCAAGAAAACAAAGCTTTATTTATCATCTTTGGGGGAACTGGAGATTTAGCCAAACGAAAATTATACCCATCTCTTTTTCGTTTATTCCGTAAAGGAGCAATTGGCAAACACTTTGCGGTGATTGGAACAGCTAGACGCGAATGGACAAATGACCATTTTAGAGAAGTTGTCACTGAAAGTATCAAAGAATTAAACCCAACACCAAAAGAAATAGATTCTTTTACGTCTCATTTTTATTACCAAGCTCATAATGTTACTAATACAGAAGAATATGTCACCCTTGAAAAATTAGCGAGTGAATTAAATGAGGAGTATCAACTAGAGGGCAATCGTATTTTTTACTTGGCGATGGCACCAAGTTTCTTTGGAACAATCGCACAACACATCAAATCAGAACATATTTTAAGTGACGATGGATTCAATCGCCTTATCATCGAAAAACCATTTGGAACGGACTACAAAACTGCAAAAGAGTTAAATGATTCGATTTCTGCTGCGTTTACTGAAGACCAAATTTTCCGTATTGATCACTACTTAGGAAAAGAAATGGTACAAAATATTTCTGCTATTCGTTTTGGAAACAACATTTTTGAATCGTTATGGAATCATCATTATATTGACAATGTGCAAATCACATTAGCCGAATCTTTAGGGGTAGAAGAACGTGGTGGATATTATGATAAGAGTGGGGCATTAAAAGATATGGTACAAAATCACATTCTTCAGGTGGTTGCTCTACTTGCTATGGAACCACCAACTATCTTTTCTGATCGCGCTATTCGTACAGAAAAAATTAATGCCCTTGAATCAATTCGCATCTATAACGAAGAAGAAGTCAAAGAAAACTTTGTTCGAGGACAATACTCAAGTGGACTTCTTGGAAATAATAATTTTGTTGGATACCATGATGAAAAAGATGTTGACCCTACTTCTTCAACCGAAACGTTTGTAGCTGGTAAATTTATGATTGACACATTTAGATGGTCAGGAGTTCCTTTCTATATTCGTACAGGTAAACGTCTAACTGAAAAAGGGACACGTATAAATATTGTGTTTAAACCAACACCTATCAACGTTTTTCGTGAATCAACACAATCTGAAGAATTACCTGAAAATATTTTAACTATCTATATCCAACCAACAGAAGGATTTTCTTTAACTCTTAACGGAAAAGAAGTTGGTCCTGGTTTTGCAGTAGATCCTGTTAAATTAAACTATCGCCATTCAAGTGAAACACTTGAGAATAGCCCTGAGGCCTATGAAAAACTCCTGCTTGATTGTCTTAAAGGAGACGCAACTAACTTCACTCATTGGGACGAAGTAGCTGCGTCATGGAAAATTGTTGATATTATAAGACAAACTTGGGATAAAGAAACAGGTGCTATTCCAACTTATTCAGCTCGAACTATGGGACCAAAAGAATCGTTCGATTTACTAGAAAAAGATGGCCGTAGTTGGGTTTGGGAACCTGAACAATGGTATCGAGAAAAAGAATTACTATAA
- a CDS encoding acyl-[acyl-carrier-protein] thioesterase encodes MAKKFTEKYTIPYYDCDSEGMLKVPMLIKMMIRTSSNQSNSLGVNDRLLKQFNVNWIITQHDLQITDLPKVDDDIYITTQAESYNKYFCYRRFWLHDSDNNELASMESTFALMDISTRKVHAVPDEIIAPFDSEKIKRIKRGENIPKLHEDNINRSFDASFWDIDDNHHVNNATYPAWMMDSLSYDFLINHQPTRVMIKFNKEIRYGESVQSIVEKTDELKTIHQIKSGDILCAEGLIQWGKRLINS; translated from the coding sequence ATGGCAAAAAAATTTACTGAAAAGTACACAATTCCATATTACGATTGTGACTCTGAGGGTATGTTAAAAGTTCCTATGTTGATTAAGATGATGATAAGAACATCTAGTAATCAAAGTAATTCTTTAGGCGTTAATGATAGGTTATTAAAGCAATTTAACGTTAATTGGATCATTACGCAACATGATTTACAAATAACTGATCTTCCTAAAGTAGATGATGACATATATATTACAACACAGGCAGAGAGTTACAATAAATATTTCTGTTACCGTCGTTTTTGGTTACATGATAGTGATAATAACGAATTAGCTTCTATGGAGTCAACATTTGCATTGATGGATATATCTACTAGAAAAGTTCATGCAGTACCAGATGAGATAATTGCCCCCTTTGACTCTGAAAAAATTAAGCGAATCAAAAGGGGAGAAAACATTCCAAAGCTTCATGAAGATAATATCAATCGTTCATTTGATGCAAGTTTTTGGGATATAGATGACAATCATCATGTTAATAATGCTACTTATCCGGCTTGGATGATGGATAGCTTATCCTATGATTTTTTAATAAATCATCAACCAACTCGCGTGATGATTAAATTTAATAAAGAGATTCGTTATGGAGAATCCGTTCAGAGTATAGTAGAAAAAACGGATGAATTAAAAACTATTCATCAAATTAAATCAGGGGATATTCTGTGTGCTGAGGGATTGATACAGTGGGGAAAAAGACTAATAAATAGTTAG
- a CDS encoding betaine/proline/choline family ABC transporter ATP-binding protein (Members of the family are the ATP-binding subunit of ABC transporters for substrates such as betaine, L-proline or other amino acids, choline, carnitine, etc. The substrate specificity is best determined from the substrate-binding subunit, rather than this subunit, as it interacts with the permease subunit and not with substrate directly.), producing the protein MIEFQNVSKIYKGNKKAVSDMNLLFGDGEFVCFIGTSGSGKTTAMRMINRMIEPTSGKILIDGKDIMTENPVDLRRSIGYVIQNIGLLPHMTIRDNITLVPKLLKWPEEERNEIAERLIKLVELPKEMLDRYPNELSGGQQQRIGVIRALAADQNIILMDEPFGALDPITRDSLQDFVKELQEKMGKTIVFVTHDMDEALKLATKIVVMSHGKVVQCDTPENILRNPANDFVRELIGKERLMHSQQDFITVGEVMMKRAISITPEKSLSQAIRLMREKRVDTLLVVDGNNVLKGFIDVESINDKRGYSTSVGDIMELDVFYIKQTALLRDAIQRILKRGLKYVPVVDDNKKLVGILTRSSLVDMVYDTIWGEEDSSSEDETPVEKEEV; encoded by the coding sequence TTGATTGAATTTCAAAATGTGTCGAAAATATATAAAGGAAATAAAAAAGCAGTATCTGATATGAACTTATTATTTGGAGATGGGGAGTTTGTTTGTTTTATTGGAACAAGTGGTAGTGGTAAGACAACTGCAATGCGTATGATAAATCGTATGATAGAACCCACATCAGGCAAAATATTAATTGATGGCAAAGACATCATGACAGAAAATCCTGTTGATTTACGTCGTAGTATTGGTTACGTCATTCAAAATATTGGTCTGCTACCCCATATGACAATTAGAGATAATATTACACTAGTCCCTAAGTTATTGAAATGGCCTGAAGAAGAACGCAATGAAATAGCAGAAAGATTGATTAAGTTAGTTGAGCTGCCTAAAGAAATGCTTGATCGCTATCCAAATGAATTATCTGGTGGACAACAACAACGTATCGGTGTGATTCGTGCGTTGGCTGCTGATCAAAATATTATTTTGATGGATGAGCCTTTTGGAGCATTAGATCCTATTACTCGCGATTCATTACAAGATTTTGTTAAAGAATTGCAAGAAAAAATGGGGAAAACGATTGTATTTGTTACACATGATATGGATGAAGCTCTAAAATTAGCAACGAAAATTGTAGTCATGAGTCATGGAAAAGTGGTTCAATGTGACACACCTGAAAATATTTTACGTAATCCAGCGAATGATTTTGTCCGCGAATTAATCGGGAAAGAGCGTTTGATGCATAGTCAGCAAGACTTTATTACAGTAGGTGAAGTCATGATGAAACGTGCTATTTCGATTACACCAGAAAAATCATTGTCTCAAGCGATTCGTTTGATGCGTGAAAAACGAGTGGATACGTTACTTGTTGTCGATGGCAATAATGTCTTAAAAGGCTTTATTGATGTTGAGTCTATTAATGATAAGCGTGGATACTCAACAAGTGTTGGGGATATTATGGAGCTTGATGTATTCTATATTAAACAAACAGCCCTTTTAAGAGATGCCATTCAACGTATCTTAAAACGTGGTTTGAAATATGTGCCAGTAGTTGATGACAATAAAAAACTAGTCGGAATTTTAACTCGTTCATCTCTTGTAGACATGGTTTATGATACGATTTGGGGAGAAGAGGATTCATCATCTGAAGATGAAACACCAGTAGAGAAGGAGGAAGTATAA
- a CDS encoding ABC transporter permease — MNTFLLENGNELVVKIFEHIYISVIALLLGVIVAVPLGIALTRTNKLANIIIGLASVLQTIPSLALLTMFIPFFGVGKMTAVVALFIYSLLPILRNTYLGIKGVDPNMVDAAKGMGMTDYEQIRLVEVPLALPTIMRGIRLGTVYVIAWATLASYIGGGGLGDLIFSGLNLYKPELIIGGTIPVVLLALISDFLLGLLEKRLSPKMKEANS, encoded by the coding sequence ATGAATACCTTCTTATTGGAAAATGGAAATGAATTAGTTGTCAAAATATTTGAACATATATATATTTCAGTCATCGCTTTACTACTTGGTGTGATTGTAGCGGTACCTTTAGGCATTGCATTGACTCGCACAAATAAATTAGCAAACATTATCATTGGACTTGCTAGTGTATTACAAACTATTCCTTCGTTAGCTTTATTAACAATGTTTATACCTTTTTTTGGGGTCGGGAAAATGACCGCAGTTGTCGCGTTGTTCATCTATTCGCTTCTACCTATTTTAAGAAATACATATTTGGGTATTAAAGGAGTAGATCCTAATATGGTAGATGCAGCTAAAGGAATGGGGATGACCGACTATGAACAAATTCGTTTGGTAGAAGTTCCACTTGCCTTGCCTACAATTATGCGTGGTATTCGTTTAGGAACGGTTTACGTTATTGCTTGGGCAACTTTAGCCTCGTATATTGGTGGTGGTGGTTTAGGTGATTTAATTTTTAGTGGATTGAACTTATACAAACCAGAATTAATTATTGGAGGAACTATTCCAGTGGTGCTACTAGCTTTAATAAGTGATTTTTTGTTAGGACTATTAGAAAAAAGACTATCTCCCAAAATGAAGGAGGCTAATAGTTAA
- a CDS encoding osmoprotectant ABC transporter substrate-binding protein — translation MRTKQNKLLFILMIGLLFLTGCELPGLGGGKGDTQTIRVGSLATTENQILANLVKGMIEHYTDDKVVLINNLGTSTVAHNAMVNGDIDISAGRYTGTDLSGTLNLPAEKDPEKAFDIVSEEFNKRYHQTWLPSYGFANTYAFMVSKETAEKYNLKKISDLKNVADQLTAGVDTSWMKRDGDGYQAFSDTYDVDFKRVYPMQIGLVYDAVAAGKMDVVLGYSTDGRIASYDLVVLEDDLRFFPPYDGSIVIDNDVMNKNQKLKEALLKLSGKIDTKTMQQLNYEADNNLLEPETVAKKFLRENNFFEGGK, via the coding sequence ATGAGAACAAAACAAAACAAATTATTATTCATTTTAATGATAGGGCTTCTCTTTTTAACAGGTTGCGAATTACCTGGATTAGGTGGTGGAAAAGGAGATACTCAAACCATTCGTGTCGGATCTTTGGCCACAACGGAAAATCAGATATTAGCCAATTTGGTTAAAGGGATGATTGAACATTATACAGATGATAAAGTCGTTCTTATCAATAATTTGGGAACAAGTACAGTAGCACACAATGCAATGGTTAATGGAGATATTGATATTTCTGCTGGTCGTTATACAGGGACGGACTTAAGTGGGACACTAAATTTACCTGCTGAAAAAGATCCAGAAAAAGCGTTTGATATTGTTTCAGAAGAATTTAACAAGCGATATCATCAAACATGGTTACCTTCTTATGGATTCGCTAATACTTATGCTTTTATGGTATCAAAGGAAACAGCTGAAAAATATAATTTGAAAAAAATTAGTGATTTGAAAAATGTTGCCGATCAACTAACAGCTGGTGTTGATACATCTTGGATGAAACGTGATGGAGACGGTTATCAAGCATTCTCAGACACATATGACGTCGATTTTAAAAGGGTTTATCCTATGCAAATAGGTCTTGTATATGATGCGGTTGCTGCTGGAAAAATGGATGTTGTTTTAGGGTATTCAACAGATGGACGTATTGCAAGTTATGATTTAGTTGTGTTAGAAGATGATTTGAGATTTTTCCCACCTTATGATGGTAGTATTGTGATTGATAATGATGTGATGAATAAAAATCAAAAATTAAAAGAAGCATTACTTAAATTGTCTGGGAAAATAGATACAAAAACCATGCAGCAACTTAATTACGAAGCAGATAATAATCTATTAGAACCTGAAACAGTCGCAAAAAAATTCTTACGCGAAAATAACTTTTTTGAGGGGGGAAAATAA
- a CDS encoding ABC transporter permease, translated as MQDMNIMQQFFYYLQNNSGYVLSQFVRHFLISIYGVFFAAIVGIPIGIFIAKKRRLADWVIGAANVIQTVPSLAMVSLLMLAFGLGVNTVIITVFLYSLLPIISNTYTGMTQVDKDILDAGKGMGMTPFQRLWMIELPLSISVLMAGIRNALVVAIGITAIGSFVGAGGLGDIIIRGTNATDGTAIILVGALPTALMAIVTDWVLGLVEKRLDPAGKLVGASTAVDGKDTP; from the coding sequence ATGCAAGATATGAATATAATGCAACAGTTCTTTTATTATTTACAAAACAATAGTGGTTATGTCCTCTCTCAATTTGTTAGACATTTTCTTATTTCAATCTACGGGGTCTTTTTTGCAGCTATTGTTGGGATTCCTATTGGGATTTTTATTGCTAAAAAACGTCGATTAGCTGATTGGGTAATTGGTGCGGCAAATGTCATCCAAACAGTGCCGTCACTAGCTATGGTGTCATTGTTAATGTTGGCATTTGGTTTAGGGGTGAATACGGTTATTATCACGGTGTTCTTATACTCCTTATTACCGATTATTTCAAACACTTATACCGGTATGACACAAGTAGACAAAGACATACTTGATGCAGGAAAAGGTATGGGGATGACGCCATTCCAAAGGTTATGGATGATTGAATTGCCATTATCTATTTCTGTTTTAATGGCAGGAATTAGAAATGCTCTTGTCGTAGCAATAGGTATTACCGCGATTGGATCATTTGTTGGAGCTGGTGGTTTAGGAGATATTATTATTAGAGGAACCAACGCGACAGATGGAACGGCTATTATTTTAGTTGGGGCGTTACCGACCGCTTTAATGGCGATAGTAACTGACTGGGTATTAGGATTGGTGGAAAAACGGCTAGATCCAGCAGGAAAACTGGTTGGGGCGTCAACGGCAGTAGACGGTAAAGACACACCATAA
- a CDS encoding pyridoxal phosphate-dependent aminotransferase, with product MRQFKKSSKLDYVSYDVRGPVLEEADRMTAKGIDVLKLNTGNPAAFGFKAPDEIIHDLITNARESEGYSDSKGIFSARKAIQQYCQLKKIPNVTINDIYTGNGVSELITLSMQALIDNNDEVLVPMPDYPLWTAAITLAGGRAVHYVCDEEADWYPDIDDIKGKITSKTKGIVLINPNNPTGALYSKELLLEIVKIAREHELIIYSDEIYDRLVMDGLEHVSIASLAPDLCVVTFNGLSKSHRVAGFRCGWMVISGEKKHVQGYIEGINMLASMRLCSNVLSQQIIQTALGGHQSVDELLLPGGRIYEQREYITDALNAIPGVSVKKPQAAFYIFPKLDIERFNIKDDEKFVLDFLHDHQILLVHGKGFNMSTPDHFRIVYLPEMEELKKATKSLETFLSTYKQK from the coding sequence ATGAGACAATTTAAAAAATCATCCAAATTAGATTATGTTAGCTATGATGTAAGAGGTCCGGTATTAGAAGAAGCAGATAGAATGACTGCTAAAGGAATTGATGTATTAAAATTAAATACTGGAAATCCTGCTGCGTTTGGTTTTAAAGCTCCTGATGAAATTATTCATGATTTAATAACTAATGCTAGAGAATCTGAAGGTTATTCAGATTCAAAAGGAATTTTTTCGGCACGAAAAGCGATTCAACAATATTGCCAACTAAAAAAAATACCTAATGTTACGATTAACGATATTTATACTGGAAATGGTGTCAGTGAATTAATTACACTCTCAATGCAAGCGTTGATTGATAATAACGATGAGGTTCTTGTGCCAATGCCAGATTATCCATTATGGACCGCAGCTATTACATTAGCTGGTGGTCGTGCAGTACATTATGTGTGTGATGAGGAGGCGGATTGGTATCCTGATATTGATGATATTAAAGGTAAAATCACATCAAAAACTAAAGGGATTGTGTTGATTAACCCTAATAATCCAACAGGTGCTTTATATTCAAAAGAGTTATTATTGGAAATTGTGAAGATTGCAAGAGAGCATGAACTAATTATATATTCAGATGAAATTTACGATCGATTAGTAATGGATGGTTTGGAACATGTATCCATTGCTAGTTTAGCTCCGGATCTATGTGTGGTGACATTCAACGGGTTATCTAAATCTCATCGAGTTGCTGGATTTCGTTGTGGTTGGATGGTCATTAGTGGTGAGAAAAAACATGTTCAAGGATATATAGAAGGAATCAATATGTTGGCTTCTATGCGACTTTGCTCAAATGTTTTATCACAACAAATTATCCAAACAGCTTTGGGAGGTCATCAAAGTGTGGATGAATTATTATTACCGGGTGGAAGAATCTATGAGCAACGTGAATATATTACAGATGCACTAAATGCCATTCCAGGTGTGAGTGTAAAAAAACCACAAGCTGCTTTTTATATTTTCCCTAAACTAGATATTGAGCGATTTAATATAAAAGATGATGAAAAATTTGTTTTAGACTTTTTACATGATCATCAAATTTTATTAGTCCATGGAAAAGGATTCAATATGTCTACTCCAGACCATTTTAGGATCGTATACTTACCAGAGATGGAAGAATTAAAAAAAGCGACAAAAAGTTTAGAGACTTTCTTATCAACTTATAAACAAAAATAA
- a CDS encoding DUF2187 domain-containing protein: protein MDTQEKVFFKWQGSNYEGVIEKEYDNSVLIDVNNPDEELKEKYLGRIVISKKDIKQK, encoded by the coding sequence ATGGATACTCAAGAAAAAGTGTTCTTTAAATGGCAAGGAAGTAACTATGAAGGTGTCATTGAAAAAGAATACGACAATTCAGTTTTAATCGATGTAAATAATCCAGATGAAGAATTAAAAGAAAAATATTTAGGTAGAATTGTTATTAGTAAAAAAGATATTAAACAAAAATAA
- the nagA gene encoding N-acetylglucosamine-6-phosphate deacetylase encodes MKKVIYADKFFLASGETGPGFLMIKDGIFGEISSENPDIDAELVDLSGKWVAPGLVDTHIHGYKNHDVMDNDAGGIKVMSEALLSCGVTSFLPTTLTSDHERLKNVAKTIGEIKDDVKGAKIQGIYFEGPFFTEEHKGAQNPGYFSDPSIEVFNEWQEASGGIIKKIALAPEREGVKEFVQQVTDSGVVVALGHSNATLSQAKEVVESGASVFVHTYNGMRGLNHREPGMVGAALSLEHVFSELICDGHHVHPTAAEILMDSTGRDHVALITDCMMAGGMSDGEYMLGEFNVTVKDGTARMREGNLAGSILKLKEAIKNVVDWGIATPSEAIMMATYVPAVSCKMDDICGMIKSGRAADFIVLDKSMNLEATYLDGECRYEVQ; translated from the coding sequence ATGAAAAAAGTGATTTACGCTGATAAATTTTTTTTAGCAAGTGGTGAAACAGGACCTGGTTTTTTAATGATTAAAGACGGTATTTTTGGCGAAATATCATCAGAAAATCCTGATATAGATGCAGAGTTAGTAGACCTATCGGGTAAATGGGTGGCACCAGGATTAGTTGATACGCATATTCATGGGTATAAAAATCATGATGTCATGGATAATGATGCTGGAGGAATTAAAGTAATGTCAGAAGCCTTATTATCATGTGGAGTCACATCATTTTTACCGACAACGTTGACTTCAGATCATGAACGATTAAAAAACGTTGCCAAAACAATCGGCGAAATAAAAGATGACGTTAAAGGTGCAAAAATTCAAGGTATTTATTTTGAAGGCCCTTTCTTTACTGAAGAACATAAAGGTGCTCAAAATCCTGGTTATTTTTCAGATCCAAGCATTGAGGTATTTAATGAATGGCAAGAAGCTTCGGGTGGCATTATCAAAAAAATAGCTCTCGCTCCTGAACGTGAAGGTGTGAAAGAATTTGTCCAACAAGTAACAGACAGTGGTGTTGTTGTGGCATTAGGGCATAGTAATGCAACCTTATCTCAAGCAAAAGAAGTAGTAGAATCAGGTGCTAGCGTATTTGTTCATACATATAATGGTATGCGTGGTTTAAACCATCGTGAACCAGGTATGGTTGGAGCCGCACTTAGTTTAGAACATGTTTTTTCAGAATTAATTTGTGATGGACATCATGTTCATCCAACTGCTGCTGAAATACTAATGGATTCGACTGGTAGAGATCATGTGGCATTAATTACTGACTGTATGATGGCAGGTGGTATGTCGGATGGGGAATACATGTTAGGTGAGTTTAATGTGACGGTTAAAGATGGAACAGCTAGAATGAGAGAAGGAAACTTAGCAGGAAGCATTTTAAAATTAAAAGAAGCTATCAAAAATGTTGTTGATTGGGGAATTGCAACACCATCAGAAGCTATAATGATGGCAACTTATGTGCCAGCAGTTAGCTGTAAAATGGATGATATTTGCGGTATGATAAAATCTGGTAGAGCTGCAGATTTTATCGTATTAGATAAATCAATGAATTTAGAAGCAACATACCTAGACGGTGAATGCCGTTATGAAGTACAATAA
- a CDS encoding M24 family metallopeptidase, protein MNNERMNRVLKEMAQQHLPQLVVSDQASISYLTGQSIDPGERLVALIIRENGHHVAVVNRLFPVSESDLGMPIIVVDDTDEGMGVLKLAKELDKSQPIAVEKNWAAHFLLDIMKEIDVPISQYTLSSNVIDKVRAIKTEDEIEKMLDASHDNDLAVHQLIGLIPEELTELEMTKRLEKIYHDLGNDGFSFEPIVAYGANGADPHHMNDDSVVKAGDSIILDIGGIKNGYCSDMTRTVFYKDVSEKSRDVYETVLEANKRAIATVKPGVRLCDIDAAARDYIESKGYGEYFTHRTGHFIGTEVHEAGDVSASNTNKVSEGMIFSIEPGIYIPGEVGVRIEDLVVVTKDGCKILNEYPKELIIID, encoded by the coding sequence ATGAACAATGAACGAATGAATCGTGTGCTAAAAGAGATGGCACAACAACATTTACCACAATTAGTGGTATCAGATCAAGCCTCTATTTCGTATTTAACTGGTCAATCAATCGATCCGGGTGAGAGATTAGTTGCATTAATTATAAGAGAAAATGGACATCATGTGGCAGTTGTTAATAGATTGTTTCCTGTTTCAGAATCTGATTTAGGTATGCCGATTATTGTGGTTGATGATACAGACGAAGGAATGGGTGTATTAAAGTTAGCTAAAGAATTAGATAAATCACAACCAATTGCGGTCGAAAAAAATTGGGCTGCTCATTTTCTGTTAGATATTATGAAAGAAATAGATGTACCAATCAGTCAGTATACATTAAGCTCTAATGTCATAGATAAAGTCAGAGCAATCAAAACAGAAGATGAGATAGAAAAAATGTTAGATGCTTCTCACGATAATGATTTAGCTGTCCATCAATTAATTGGGTTAATACCAGAAGAACTAACAGAATTAGAAATGACAAAACGTTTAGAGAAAATTTATCACGACTTAGGAAATGATGGCTTTTCGTTTGAACCAATCGTAGCATACGGAGCAAATGGTGCAGATCCACATCATATGAATGATGATTCTGTTGTTAAAGCTGGTGATAGTATTATTTTAGATATTGGTGGCATAAAAAATGGGTACTGTTCTGATATGACACGTACAGTTTTCTATAAAGACGTTTCTGAAAAAAGTCGCGATGTTTATGAGACAGTATTAGAAGCCAATAAACGTGCTATTGCAACTGTAAAACCAGGGGTACGTTTATGTGATATCGATGCGGCAGCAAGAGATTATATTGAATCCAAAGGCTACGGTGAATATTTTACACATCGAACAGGTCATTTTATTGGGACTGAAGTTCATGAAGCAGGAGATGTATCAGCAAGTAATACAAACAAAGTATCAGAGGGTATGATTTTTTCTATTGAACCAGGTATTTATATTCCAGGTGAGGTAGGTGTACGAATTGAAGATTTAGTTGTTGTAACCAAAGATGGATGCAAAATATTAAATGAATACCCAAAAGAATTAATTATTATTGATTAA
- a CDS encoding YusW family protein yields MFKKKFIKLTILSLVTLSIGSSALVFSTQSVDAKTVVSQTARKSVLTFTKADLERATKIKLLVSNVQKIYNLLSETDTWKELGYNDSQAAKIAQRVSLSSRQSQGILKDMLNNANVEFKVVYMNTGWFERVNIGSEVVTENVPEVEVLETETLDSETPEVPATGTLDKNIKEIEIEIDYRAKNKDINLDVDVKKDGRVKAEFENEATRTKVKGDQAEAFVIDIFDSVDVRTMSKNDIKNHVLNKLNADKNFKKFDFKVKYFDESKVDFKIK; encoded by the coding sequence ATGTTTAAAAAGAAATTTATTAAACTAACAATATTATCATTAGTAACATTATCAATTGGAAGTTCAGCGTTAGTTTTCAGTACACAAAGTGTCGATGCGAAAACAGTTGTTTCTCAAACAGCAAGAAAATCAGTGCTTACATTTACTAAAGCTGATTTAGAAAGAGCAACAAAGATTAAATTGTTAGTATCAAATGTTCAAAAAATATATAATTTATTATCTGAAACTGATACTTGGAAAGAATTAGGATACAATGATTCTCAAGCAGCTAAGATAGCACAACGTGTTTCATTAAGCTCACGTCAATCCCAAGGTATCTTAAAAGATATGTTGAACAATGCAAACGTTGAATTCAAAGTAGTTTATATGAATACTGGATGGTTTGAACGTGTAAATATTGGTTCTGAAGTGGTAACGGAGAATGTGCCAGAAGTTGAAGTACTAGAAACTGAAACGCTGGATTCAGAAACACCTGAAGTACCAGCAACTGGTACATTAGATAAAAACATTAAAGAAATTGAAATCGAAATCGACTACCGTGCAAAAAACAAAGACATTAATTTAGATGTTGATGTTAAAAAAGACGGTCGTGTAAAAGCTGAGTTTGAAAATGAAGCAACAAGAACAAAAGTAAAAGGCGATCAAGCCGAAGCGTTTGTGATTGATATCTTTGATAGTGTAGATGTTCGTACTATGTCTAAAAATGATATTAAAAATCATGTGTTAAACAAGTTAAATGCAGATAAAAACTTCAAGAAATTTGATTTCAAAGTGAAATACTTTGATGAATCAAAAGTTGATTTTAAAATTAAATAA